CCGCCGCTGTTGTGAGACACGAAGCCGTTCGCCAAGTAGGCGTGCCTTTGAGGGACGGTGAGGTCGACCACTTCGCGCTTCCCAGCTGGCAGGACCGCCCTAACGGTCACGAAATAACATCCCTCATCGTCCGGCTCCTCACGCAGGCACCCCATCGCCTCGAGTTCCTCCGCCATCAGGTCGAGGTCTACCGAGTCCAGGCGCTTGGTGAGGATCATCGAGTCGAACCCCACCTTCTCCTTGAAAACCAGGAACCCTGAACGCGTGCATATGGTAAGCCTGAACCCCTCTCTCGCCGTCGGGACCCCGAGGTAGAACATCACCGTCTGAATGTCGGATGCTAGTCTCTCAGACCCACATTCCGCGCTTATGACCCCGGTCGGCGAGATCCAACCACGGTCGCTGAAAGCCTTCCTCAGGAACGAGCACAGGGCGCGCTCGTCGGCATTGACGAGCCGCTCGTCGGCTCCGGACTCCGCGAACTCCCAGAGCTCGTGGTGCACGGCGGTCTCCGTGCCGCCCAGCCAGCCTCCCAGCTTCATCACCAGCTTGTCCTCGGGTCTGAGCTGGCCGATCTTACGCCATTCGAGGTCGCCCTCGCGCGTCCTGACCATCAGCTTGTGGAGCGCGGTGCCCAGGATCCTGTTGCCCTCGAGTGTCTCGACCGCGAATACCTCTTGAACGCCGTTCTTGTGCCTGGATTTGACGATGTCCATGCCTTCATGCGTCTCGATCCAGGTGCCTTCGTCTACGGATCCAAGCATCTTGCAGCCCGAGTCGGTCATCACGAACGTCTCGGGCACGAGGCACTTGTGTATCAAGGCGGTGTACTTGATGGCGTCGAAGATCTCCTCCATGGAGTCTCCGATAGGCAGGACGAAGCAGGCAGAGAGCTGACCGAGCTCCTTGCCGGCGTTCATCAGCGTCGGGCTGTTCGGCATGAACTCCAGCCTGGCCATCATCTCGTAGAACCTCTCAGCGACCTCGTCTACCTCAGCATCTGATTTGCCATAGTTCTTCTCGGCCAGGGCTATGGCGCGTGCCACACGCTCGAAAAGTCCTCTGGGCGTCTCAACCGGCTTGCCGTCGTCGTCCTTCTTCAGGTATCTGCGTTCCAGTACAATCTTTGCGTTCGCGGTTATCTGAGGTTCGAGAGCCCATCCACGGCCATTCGCGGAGCTATTCCCGGCGGCGACAGTGCCTCCTCTTGTTTGATTCGATGCGGCCGACATTTCTCCCCCTCTATTATCGGGCCAGTCCTTCTCGGGCTCCCCTGCTGTCCAACGCCTTCAGTGTCGTCGATAGCCTTGCCATTAGGTTCTCCGAGAGAAGACTATCTGTTGGCCTTCAACCTCCACTTGGCACTCTAGAGTTGAAAAGCCTTGCTATTGCGTGCAGTCCGCGAACGCGCTACTCCGCATAAGTAGGTTTTCGAACACGACCTGATAATAAACTTTCACTGGAAACTGAGGTTCCATCGGAAATCGATGTCACATATGTTATCAGATTTATTATCAGTTGATACTGCCAGATTGAGTAACTGTTCACATTTGACCACGTCATGCAACGAATGACCTCTTGTCCGAAACCCGGATTGGGAGAAGCTTCTGTCGTGTCAGCATTCCTCCTTTCCAACGAGTCGCATTATTTGAATAGCGGCAGAACATCTACCATCTTGCGACTGTACCGTGCAGGGCGCGGAGGATGTGCAATGAGGGTCAAGGTGAAGCTGTTCGCAGCTTTCAGGGACATTGTGGGAACGAAGGAGGAGGATCTTGAGCTGAGGGAAGGATCAACCGTCCAAAGCCTGCTCGAGGACTACATTCTCAGGTTCCCGCAGATGGGTCGCTTCAGAGAACACATAATCCTATCCGTGAACAAGGAATACGGGGCTCCCAGCAAACTGCTCAAGGATGGAGACGAGGTTTCCTTCTTGCCTCCGGTCAGCGGGGGATGAATCCTGCATCGGTGGTGGGCGACCTGAGAATCGCGGGGTTGTTCTCATGCGTGTTCTGCCTATCCTTGTTGGCCACAGGCATCCAGGTCGCTGCCAGCCCATCAGAATCTCCAGATCCAGGTCTAACCGACGCAGTGTCGCACGCGCCCGAGGTGCAGGCGACCAACTACGTGTATCTCAACTACACGGAAATCAAGAATCATCTTCTGGCTATCCAATCAAAGTATCCGGACATATCGAAGGTCTACGATATCGGGAATTCCTGGGAGAAGAACCAAGGGACTGCTGACCGAGACATCTTGGCGATCAAGATATCGGACAATGTGGCTGTGGATGAGAACGAGCCGGAGGTGCTGATCGTCGGCTTGCACCACGCCAGGGAGTGGACCACCTCGGAGCTCGCTCTCGCCATCGCGGAGAACTTGACTGCTAAGTATCAGAACGATTCGAGATTGAGCTGGCTCGTGGACAACAGGGAGATTTGGATCGTCCCGATCGTCAATCCAGACGGGTTGGACTACGCGCTTGAGACTGACCAGTGGTGGCGGAAGAACCGACATTTGAACGGTGATGGGTCCTACGGGGTCGACCTTAACCGGAACTACGGCGGCTCGATGAACGGCGATTCTGCCGGGGCATGGGGTGGGGCTGGCTCTTCTCATGTTCCGAGCAACGAAGTCTACTGCGGCCTCGGACCCTTCTCGGAGCCGGAGACGCAAGCCGTCAGGGACCTGGTCCTGGCGCGCAATTTCACCCTAATGTTGGACTACCACAGCTTCGGTGATTTGGTCATGTGGCCGTGGGGATACAATGCCAACAAGACCGCGGACGATGCCGATCTTGTGAGGATCGGGAACGAGTTCGCCGCGCTGAACGGATACATCCCCGAGCAGTCCGTTGGGCTGTATCCGACCACGGGTGACTCCATTGACTGGATGTACGGAGCAGAGGATGTGTACCCGTTCTGTTTCGAAGTGGGCCAGTTGTTCCACCCGACGAGTACGGCCGATGTCTTGGGCATAATCGGGGAGAATCTGCCGCCCGCGTATCTCGGGATCGAGATCGCTGGAGACCGGCAGGAGAGGCCCTTCCAGATTGAACACGCTACCGTGTCCGCGCGGGACTACTCATCGTCCGGCTTCCTAGTGGACGCCAACATAACTGCGGCTAGAGGCGTCGATGTTGTCGCCCTGAGTGTCTTCTATAGCGTCGATGGTGGCGCCTGGTCCGATGTGGGTATGGCTCGATTGGCTGGAAACGATTCCTACGAGGCAATGATTCCCGCTCAGTCCATCGGCAGCATCGTCGACTACTACATCGTCGCACACGATGTATCCGGCGTGGAGCTGATGTCTCCGAGGTACGCCCCGTATGAGCTTCACTCATTTCTTGTGACTGCGGGCTCCACACCACCGATAGCCGAAGCAGGAGACGACCGATCAGTGCTAGTAGGAGAAACAGTCGTACTCGACGGGAGCGGGTCAACGGATGACATCGGCATCGAGAACTACACCTGGACATTCACATACAATGGTTCTCCGGTCTCGCTCTACGGTCCGACACCTTCCTTCGAGTTCTGGGTTCCAGGTGTGTACGAGATTGTCCTCAACGTCTCGGACGCCGCCGGTTTGCACGGTATCGATATGGTGAATGTGACGGTTTCGGGCGAACCGATCCCGGAGTTCGGCTCCTTGCTGGTGCCGACCGTGCTGCTCCTGATTCTGGCGGTCGGCCTACGGCGCAGGACGAGCAAAGGTTCTTGATCTCTTAGGAGGTCAATCGAGCAGGACGAGCTTCAGATTCAAGCCCTTTGGGCACTCGATTGCAAGGTCTTCCACGGAAGTGATCTTGAACCTTGTGCCTTCCGCTCCCATGGGCCTGCAGAGCCTCCGGTTAGGGCAGCCTTGCTTGTTGCAGTCCGCTTCTTCGAACGTGATCATGGACCCTTCGACTGCTTGAGAGTTCGGGATCGCGGCCCTGGTCGGGACGCGCTCGACCTCGACGACCCTCACGCCGCCCTCGTGGATTCTGCACTCGTGATGCACATCCCTTACATCGGTCACCTTGTACCATCTGTTCTGCTCGAGGTGGAAGCAGACGTTCTTCACCTTGCACTCCCTGCAATCCGCTATCGGACCACCGAAAACGAACTCGAACCCCTTCTTGCACTGAGACTCGCCGACGACCGTCACCAATACCATCCTGAAACACCCCTTGCTCAGACCACTTTCGTAATCCTGGCCAGGCGTTCAGCGGCGTCCGGAGTCAGCCCTCTATCCCCGAGCACGGTGTATCGGTCCTTCCTGATCTCGTGCGCGTGCACGAGTGCCTCTATCAGCTGTTCTTCGGACACACCGAGCTCCTTGGAGCTCGTAGGCGCACCTATCATCTGGAGGGCGTCCCGCATACGTTGCCAGTTTCCTCCATGTAGGTACATCATCATGATTGACCCGACGCCGCACTGCTCTCCGTGGAGAGCCTTGCCTGGCGCGATCTTATCGAGAAGGTGAGAGAACATGTGTTCAGAGCCGCTCGTGGGCCTGGATGAACCCGCAACGGCCATTGAGATCCCCGAGATGATTATGGGCCTTATCGCCACCCATACGCTCTCCTCGAGGTTGGGCTTGATCCCGGCCGCGTTCTCAATGATGGATTCCGCGGCGTACTTGGCCAGGTTCGCCGCGCTTGAGCTGAAGTCCTCCGTCCTGAGTCTCACGGCGAGCTCCCAGTCGAGGACGGCCGTCGTGTTGGAGATGACATCGGCGCACCCTGATGCCAGCAGACGATACGGAGCTTTGACTATCAGGGCGGTATCGGCAATGACGCCCAAAGGGACGCTCGCAATGAGGGAGAGCGAGTTGCCGCCGTCCTTGATGGATGCGCGCGGGCTCGCGAGTCCGTCGTGCGATGCGGATGTGGGCACGCTGATGAACGGCATCTTGAGGTTCGCTGAGGCGAGCTTCGCCAGGTCGATCTTGCTTCCGCCTCCGACGCCCAGGAGGAACGAGGCCTTGACATCCTTCGCTATCTCCTCGACCTTGACCAGGTTCTGCTGGGTAGCAACGCCGACCTCGACCTGCTGCACATCGTACTTCTTCTGCAAGAGGGCGTCCTTGACCTGGTGGGCAGCGAGCGCGCCCGTCGTGGGCCCGGTGACTATGAGTGCGGTGCCTCTGAGCTCGAAGCCCTCGCACATATCACCGATCTGACTTATGCAGCCGTGCCCGGCGAGGACCTGTCTAGGAAAATTCATGGCCCGGGTCTTCGTGAAGCCATCCAACATCTTTCAGCACTACCTCGGTACAATATGTCCCTTTGGTTCTTTAACTTATCGGTTTGTATTCGGATGCAGACATATATATGCCAGCAGCCAAAGAACACGACGGATTCGTCACCTTGGGTTCGAGATCTTCTCCATCTTCTCTATGAGGTCGTCCATCCGGAACGGCTTAGGCAGGAACTCGACCGCGCCCGCTTCCCGGGCCTCCTTCTCCACCAGGACATCCGCACTCACGAAGATCACCTTCTGGTTAGGATTCAACTTGATGATCTCCTTGGTGGCGTCCACCCCGTTCATGACGGGCATCCTGTGGTCCATGATGATCACATCAGGCTTGTCTACCGAATTGCCATACTTCCTGAGCGCTTCCTCGCCGTCGAACGCAGTGCCGACCACCCTGTAGCCTCTGAGCTGAAGGATGTCGCGGTATAGCTCGACTATGAAGAGCTCGTCGTCGACTATCAGAACGCTCGTCATGGTTTCCCCGCCTTCCTGAGGACCAATACGAAGGCCGAGCCTTCGTCCTCGGTCTTTCCTAGCTGGTGGGCATCGAAGTCTCCGCCGAGGCTGACCGCCATCATCTTGGCGAACAGCAGCCCAGCCATCTTCACCGCCGTAGAGCTGTCCTGCTGGTAGACCGCATCGATGCTCTTGTCCTTCATTGCGGGCGGCAGTCTGGCATTCTGGTCCTCGACCGTCATGCTCCAGCACATCCTGCCACCGCAGTCGATCTCTCTGAGTATCAGGGAGAGTTCGATCTCCTCGTTCCTATCCAGTCCTACGATGCTGACCATCAGGTTGAGGATAAGGTTCTCCGCGAAGCTGTCGCCCAGCACGTAGGCTTCGTCGATCCTCGGGCTTATGCTCAGCCTGACCTTCTTATCGGGGAAATGTCTCCTTAGCTCCCTCTCGGAGTGCAGTATCGCGGCCATAAGGTCCGCAGGTTTGAAGGAGTTCGGGTCGGCTTCTCTTGCGGCCATCAGTCTCTTGATGTTCTCTATGAGAATCGTTGAAGTGCGGATATGCGAGACCGCCTTCTCCACGTACTTCCTGACGGCCTTGTCCGTGCTCGAGGTCGAGAGGATCAGCTCGAGGTATCCGAGGACGGCCTGGTTGCTGTTCAGTATGTCGTGGCCTAACATGTCCATGTAGAATGCTAGCTGCTTCTGCTGTTCGATGTCAACCTGCATCTCGGCCACAGATACCGTATCCTAGATGATGCCCGATTATTGTCATGCGGTCGTGCGCATATCAATCTTGTGGGGGCTATCTAGATTTGGTTCGTCGAGGCCATGTCGTTCCACGACCGTCGAGCGCCATGAATGCCCGGTTCTACGCAGGGAAATCGTCCAATGTAACCTTGGGGACGGTCCCGTAGACCTGCGCGCCGTCGCACACCCACTTCCAGTAGTTCTTCGGCAGCGCCCCGCCGTAGTAGCTCGGATCCTTCTTGGACTCAATATGCGTGAGGTCCGTCAAGAGCATCCAGTATCTGCTCGAGTCCCTTCTGCCGGGCCTCTCAGGGAACTTCTTTCTGGAGTCCACCAGGATCTCGTCCTTGTAGCATATGTGCGCATGTTCCTCGTTAAGGACGACCACTGAGAACCCCGGATGCCGCTTGGCATAGTGCCTCAGGACGAGGTCCACGATCCTGTGCTCGAAGCTGCCCCTGCCTATGACCGCCTTGTTCTGCGTGTCCTCCACGAAGGTGATGTATTGCTTCGCCCGTCTGAACTCGCCCGTGACGCGCCTCACGCGGTCCTTCATCTC
This Candidatus Thermoplasmatota archaeon DNA region includes the following protein-coding sequences:
- the moaD gene encoding molybdopterin converting factor subunit 1, which gives rise to MRVKVKLFAAFRDIVGTKEEDLELREGSTVQSLLEDYILRFPQMGRFREHIILSVNKEYGAPSKLLKDGDEVSFLPPVSGG
- a CDS encoding UPF0179 family protein: MVLVTVVGESQCKKGFEFVFGGPIADCRECKVKNVCFHLEQNRWYKVTDVRDVHHECRIHEGGVRVVEVERVPTRAAIPNSQAVEGSMITFEEADCNKQGCPNRRLCRPMGAEGTRFKITSVEDLAIECPKGLNLKLVLLD
- a CDS encoding NAD(P)-dependent glycerol-1-phosphate dehydrogenase, with translation MLDGFTKTRAMNFPRQVLAGHGCISQIGDMCEGFELRGTALIVTGPTTGALAAHQVKDALLQKKYDVQQVEVGVATQQNLVKVEEIAKDVKASFLLGVGGGSKIDLAKLASANLKMPFISVPTSASHDGLASPRASIKDGGNSLSLIASVPLGVIADTALIVKAPYRLLASGCADVISNTTAVLDWELAVRLRTEDFSSSAANLAKYAAESIIENAAGIKPNLEESVWVAIRPIIISGISMAVAGSSRPTSGSEHMFSHLLDKIAPGKALHGEQCGVGSIMMMYLHGGNWQRMRDALQMIGAPTSSKELGVSEEQLIEALVHAHEIRKDRYTVLGDRGLTPDAAERLARITKVV
- a CDS encoding response regulator; protein product: MTSVLIVDDELFIVELYRDILQLRGYRVVGTAFDGEEALRKYGNSVDKPDVIIMDHRMPVMNGVDATKEIIKLNPNQKVIFVSADVLVEKEAREAGAVEFLPKPFRMDDLIEKMEKISNPR
- a CDS encoding DUF4130 domain-containing protein → MLVLFKPSPRSVIKAYMAGRVYKAKPVEDMESKKFYFEDVVDSESLDYDTLYSQYKEEHGGLDFLEDEKLWEILEDEIFWASRFNSPDRFQLIFTVLSQIERTGTKAYLAQQSPDAKEMKDRVRRVTGEFRRAKQYITFVEDTQNKAVIGRGSFEHRIVDLVLRHYAKRHPGFSVVVLNEEHAHICYKDEILVDSRKKFPERPGRRDSSRYWMLLTDLTHIESKKDPSYYGGALPKNYWKWVCDGAQVYGTVPKVTLDDFPA